Part of the Candidatus Thermodiscus eudorianus genome is shown below.
TTCAGCCAAGGTATTCTTTTAAAATCCTCATCAAAAGTAAGGATGGTATCTATGCCTCTATGCTTGCAGGTTAAGGCTATAATAGCGTCGCTTGGGGTTAGCCTGTATATTCTCATGGCTTCTAGTAGCTCCTTGGGTTCTGCATGATCTCTCAAGACCGTTATGTCGAATTCGTGGAGCATCTCAGTGTATCTCCC
Proteins encoded:
- a CDS encoding PIN domain-containing protein, whose translation is GRYTEMLHEFDITVLRDHAEPKELLEAMRIYRLTPSDAIIALTCKHRGIDTILTFDEDFKRIPWLKVIP